In Candidatus Roseilinea sp., one DNA window encodes the following:
- a CDS encoding cobalamin-binding protein, with translation MRIVSLLPSATEIVCLLGLRDSLVGRSHECDYPPDVADVPVMTFSSIGVTDTDGQINPALTSAEIDARVSQQLRDGLSLYGLHADRLDAAKPDLILTQELCDVCAVSYDTVRAVVRDLSHKWEGPAQVVSLEPTDIESVFQTILTVGELTGTGDVAKARVQELRDRLDRVREALAGIVHHPTVAALEWLDPPFAPGHWVPEQIEIAGGNPVLGRKGRPSFRCTWDDVARTQAECVIAMPCGFDLAGSVREFQNAAARDVWRDLPATYLWQLYAVDATSYFSRPGPRVVDGVEILAGILHPNRWPAPGPDRALRVNDLMPDWQPAP, from the coding sequence ATGCGCATCGTCTCTCTTTTACCCAGTGCGACAGAAATCGTGTGCTTGCTCGGCCTGCGCGATTCGCTCGTCGGCCGCAGCCACGAATGCGACTATCCACCCGACGTCGCCGATGTGCCGGTGATGACGTTCAGCAGCATCGGCGTCACCGACACGGACGGCCAAATCAACCCGGCGCTCACCAGCGCGGAGATTGACGCGCGGGTGTCGCAGCAATTGCGCGACGGCCTCAGCCTCTATGGCCTGCACGCGGACCGGCTCGACGCTGCGAAGCCCGACCTCATCCTGACCCAGGAGTTGTGTGACGTGTGCGCCGTGTCATACGACACGGTGCGTGCCGTCGTGCGCGACCTCAGCCACAAGTGGGAAGGCCCGGCGCAAGTCGTCTCGCTGGAGCCGACCGACATCGAGAGCGTCTTCCAGACCATCCTCACTGTCGGCGAGCTGACCGGGACGGGAGACGTGGCAAAGGCGCGCGTGCAGGAGCTGCGCGACCGGCTGGATCGCGTGCGCGAAGCGCTGGCCGGCATCGTCCATCACCCGACCGTCGCCGCGCTGGAGTGGCTCGATCCGCCATTTGCCCCGGGTCACTGGGTGCCGGAGCAGATCGAGATCGCCGGCGGCAATCCGGTGCTCGGCCGCAAAGGCCGGCCCAGCTTCCGCTGCACCTGGGACGACGTCGCGCGCACCCAGGCCGAATGCGTGATCGCCATGCCTTGCGGCTTCGACCTGGCCGGCAGCGTGCGCGAGTTCCAAAATGCCGCCGCGCGCGATGTCTGGCGCGATCTGCCGGCAACGTATCTGTGGCAACTCTACGCCGTAGACGCGACGTCGTATTTCAGCCGGCCCGGCCCGCGCGTCGTAGACGGCGTGGAAATCCTGGCCGGCATCCTGCATCCGAACCGCTGGCCGGCGCCCGGCCCGGACCGCGCGCTGCGCGTGAACGACCTCATGCCAGATTGGCAGCCGGCGCCCTGA
- a CDS encoding cupin — MKKAELKSFGQPDEVREFPKGRLELIKVGGATIGRAVFEPGWRWLTSVQPIAKTKSCEAPHFQYHVSGVMRVKMDDGDEFDCHPGDVSLLPSGHDAWTVGDEPAVVVDFQGMLDYAKSL, encoded by the coding sequence ATGAAGAAAGCCGAACTGAAAAGCTTTGGCCAGCCCGATGAGGTTCGAGAATTCCCGAAGGGACGCCTGGAACTCATCAAGGTCGGCGGCGCGACCATTGGCCGTGCGGTTTTCGAACCCGGCTGGCGCTGGCTCACCTCAGTCCAGCCGATTGCCAAAACCAAGAGTTGCGAAGCGCCGCACTTCCAGTATCACGTCTCGGGCGTGATGCGGGTCAAGATGGACGACGGCGATGAGTTCGACTGTCACCCAGGCGACGTATCCCTGCTTCCCTCCGGGCACGATGCCTGGACGGTGGGGGACGAGCCGGCGGTGGTCGTGGATTTCCAGGGGATGCTCGACTACGCCAAGTCCCTCTAG
- a CDS encoding sugar ABC transporter substrate-binding protein: MKGILKRLQCLAAATTVIGVALTACAPASAPAAPTPSGDTSSDLIEVTISFWDIQNSFPEGEPDAIAKMVRDRFKIKLVPVNVGWGDADEKYNTWAASGQLPDVIGAVSLVVSPRFNQWINDGVVRPLPDDLSAYPEISKLMDQPEVKAFTVAGKNYFLPRQVYADAAYWAMDRGLLARKDWMEKVGITDPKTEEDYINLTVAFAKNDPDGNGVDDTAGYTPADPVFIYSQGWPGFGYTDNRWVLDTDGKYRIALAGERAFNLFKFIKRMYQAGGLDPDFATLDTNQAIEKFATGKTGILGMQVSPTHLNTIMKIWAKAQPDKKFTEHITFLHGPTVDGLYHRFVEMPYWSETYFSSKVDDAKMKRILEMFNWLYSEEGINTMMYGIEGVDWVKQGDQIKLLTPIDQTTGLHKSTAEIYPFTSAMNSFALWGPDVMQYNDPLIDEKVRAMCKEERDYRVANWKAQKLDWAVFAIDVPEKQEMAAVKFSDDWVKFILDTSGKSDEQLYEEMKQNWDANGYAAAVEAITAKAKELGIK; the protein is encoded by the coding sequence ATGAAAGGAATCCTAAAGCGACTACAGTGCTTGGCGGCGGCGACGACTGTGATAGGCGTCGCGCTTACTGCTTGCGCTCCGGCGTCCGCGCCTGCTGCCCCCACTCCGTCAGGCGACACTTCGAGCGATCTCATCGAGGTCACGATCAGCTTCTGGGATATTCAGAACTCCTTCCCAGAAGGCGAGCCTGATGCGATCGCGAAGATGGTGCGGGATCGGTTCAAGATCAAGTTAGTGCCGGTCAATGTTGGCTGGGGGGATGCAGATGAGAAATACAACACTTGGGCTGCTTCTGGCCAACTCCCGGATGTGATCGGTGCCGTGTCGTTGGTAGTTTCTCCTCGCTTCAACCAATGGATTAACGACGGTGTCGTGCGTCCTCTGCCTGACGACCTATCCGCATATCCGGAAATCAGCAAGCTGATGGACCAGCCTGAGGTCAAAGCCTTCACTGTTGCAGGGAAGAATTATTTCTTACCCCGCCAGGTATACGCTGACGCAGCTTACTGGGCGATGGACCGTGGCCTGTTGGCGCGGAAGGACTGGATGGAGAAGGTCGGCATCACGGATCCAAAGACGGAGGAGGATTACATCAACCTTACGGTCGCGTTTGCCAAAAACGACCCGGACGGAAATGGCGTTGATGACACTGCCGGATACACGCCGGCCGATCCGGTCTTCATTTACAGCCAGGGATGGCCTGGATTTGGATATACCGACAACCGCTGGGTGCTGGACACCGATGGGAAATATCGCATCGCGCTCGCCGGCGAGAGAGCCTTCAACCTGTTTAAGTTCATCAAGCGGATGTACCAGGCGGGTGGCCTCGATCCGGACTTCGCCACATTGGACACGAATCAGGCGATTGAGAAATTCGCCACAGGCAAAACGGGCATTCTTGGGATGCAGGTTTCGCCTACCCACCTGAACACCATCATGAAGATATGGGCAAAAGCCCAGCCGGATAAGAAATTCACCGAACATATCACCTTCCTTCACGGCCCGACGGTGGATGGTTTGTATCACCGTTTCGTCGAAATGCCCTACTGGTCGGAGACTTACTTCTCCTCGAAAGTTGACGATGCCAAGATGAAGCGAATTTTGGAGATGTTTAACTGGTTATACTCCGAGGAAGGCATAAACACCATGATGTATGGGATCGAGGGTGTTGACTGGGTGAAACAGGGTGATCAGATCAAGCTGCTAACCCCAATTGACCAGACGACGGGTCTGCACAAGTCAACAGCGGAAATATACCCGTTCACCTCCGCGATGAATTCCTTTGCGCTGTGGGGGCCTGACGTGATGCAATATAACGATCCGCTGATTGACGAAAAGGTACGCGCGATGTGCAAGGAAGAACGCGACTATCGAGTCGCCAATTGGAAGGCGCAGAAGTTGGACTGGGCGGTATTTGCCATTGATGTGCCTGAGAAGCAAGAGATGGCAGCTGTGAAGTTCAGCGACGACTGGGTGAAATTCATCCTGGATACCTCAGGGAAATCCGATGAGCAGTTGTACGAAGAGATGAAGCAAAACTGGGACGCGAATGGATATGCTGCCGCAGTCGAGGCTATCACTGCTAAGGCTAAGGAGCTGGGCATTAAGTGA